In the Danio rerio strain Tuebingen ecotype United States chromosome 8, GRCz12tu, whole genome shotgun sequence genome, one interval contains:
- the p2rx7 gene encoding P2X purinoceptor 7 isoform X2 gives MDVKRSDLDVHLGKNSFFVATNAIVTKNQKQGNCAEILPNGKLCRTDKDCEKGFSDQHSHGVQTGACVKLEILKKTCEVTAWCPIENKKNPRPALLAAAENFTVMIKNNIRFPAFNYIRRNILSEMKDTDFKGCIYHRYKNPYCPIFRLGDIVAEAKEKFSEMAVEGGVIGIQINWDCDLNRFFHSCLPKYSFRRLDEKESNRTLYPGLNFRFARYSTVNGVEQRTLFKMYGIRFDVMVFGKAGKFSIIQLIIYIGSTLSYYAITTIFLDWLIGTGCYSKEAKQNYTERKFEAVQDREECFLCVSFVDEDNLRVVKKSRKKRLQETKPLSLHQRKNELASMKTLLSVLQCGQSRSEPVQNGQSGGLIVDENLSSRHNGRQNPDTPLLETIQSSSPTWCQCGSCRPAETLQEQLCCRLKKGRCITSSPIFSSLIVSRSVLENALFFVDPLAELHEESQLRHGAYAQFIRWRFGDSTPRDALPVIPSCCIWRIRAEYPSPDGTYRGLRSFQVITSQTEVNR, from the exons gGAAAGAACTCATTTTTCGTTGCAACAAATGCAATTGTCACAAAGAACCAAAAACAAGGTAACTGCGCAGAG ATCCTTCCAAACGGGAAGCTGTGTCGAACAGATAAAGACTGTGAAAAAGGGTTTTCTGACCAGCATAGCCATG GTGTTCAGACAGGTGCCTGCGTGAAGTTGGAGATACTAAAGAAAACATGTGAAGTTACAGCTTGGTGCCCTATTGAGAACAAGAAGAATCCCAG ACCTGCTCTTTTGGCTGCAGCAGAAAATTTCACTGTGATGATCAAGAATAACATCAGATTTCCAGCATTTAACTACATAAG GAGAAACATCTTGTCTGAAATGAAGGACACTGACTTTAAAGGCTGCATCTATCACCGCTACAAAAATCCATACTGCCCCATATTCAGACTGGGAGACATTGTGGCTGAAGCCAAGGAGAAGTTTTCAGAGATGGCAGTGGAG GGTGGTGTGATTGGGATCCAGATCAACTGGGACTGTGACCTGAACCGCTTCTTTCACAGCTGTTTACCCAAATACTCCTTCCGTCGCCTGGATGAAAAAGAAAGCAACCGAACCCTGTACCCTGGACTCAACTTCAG GTTTGCGAGATACTCAACGGTGAATGGCGTGGAACAGCGCACTCTCTTCAAAATGTATGGCATTAGGTTTGATGTGATGGTGTTTGGGAAG GCTGGAAAGTTCAGCATCATTCAGCTAATCATCTACATTGGGTCTACGCTCTCGTATTATGCTATT ACAACTATATTTCTGGACTGGCTTATTGGTACCGGCTGTTACTCCAAAGAGGCAAAACAGAACTACACCGAGAGGAAGTTTGAGGCCGTTCAAGACCGAGAAGAG TGCTTCCTTTGTGTGTCATTTGTGGACGAGGACAATTTAAGAGTGGTGAAAAAATCCCGAAAGAAAAGACTACAGGAGACAAAACCCCTTTCTTTACACCAGCGCAAA AATGAGCTGGCCAGCATGAAGACTCTGTTGAGTGTCCTGCAATGTGGCCAAAGCAGAAGTGAGCCTGTACAAAACGGCCAAAGTGGCGGCCTAATAGTGGACGAAAACCTTTCCAGCAGGCACAATGGCAGACAAAACCCAGACACGCCATTACTGGAGACCATACAGTCTTCGTCTCCGACCTGGTGTCAATGTGGCTCCTGCCGGCCTGCCGAGACCTTACAGGAGCAACTGTGCTGCCGTTTGAAGAAAGGCCGCTGTATTACCTCTTCTCCGATCTTTTCATCACTAATTGTCAGTCGCTCTGTCCTGGAGAACGCTTTGTTCTTTGTGGACCCCCTGGCGGAGCTGCACGAGGAGTCTCAGCTGCGTCATGGGGCCTATGCTCAGTTCATCAGATGGCGGTTTGGAGACAGCACACCCAGAGATGCTCTTCCAGTAATACCCAGCTGCTGTATATGGAGGATCAGAGCAGAATACCCCAGCCCTGACGGCACATATCGTGGCCTTAGATCGTTTCAGGTCATAACGTCTCAGACAGAGGTCAACAGATGA